The proteins below are encoded in one region of Segatella copri:
- a CDS encoding bifunctional 2-polyprenyl-6-hydroxyphenol methylase/3-demethylubiquinol 3-O-methyltransferase UbiG, which yields MNTKILSKDKDPMGAAILDYQKSGRAGRLRVISSMFEEDEMPVKHLFRKVEEMPMLEQKALQLTKGRVLDIGAGSGCHTLALQEKGLEVKAIDISPLSCEAMELRGVKDAECINLFDEHLETGFDTILLLMNGTGIAGKIEHLPTLFNRLKALLNKGGQILIDSSDLKYIYENEDGSFDINLNGAYYGEVDYQMIYKDIKGDCFDWLYVDFPLLKSIAETCGLHGELVAEGEHYDYLARIF from the coding sequence ATGAATACAAAGATATTATCAAAAGACAAAGACCCGATGGGTGCCGCTATCCTTGATTATCAGAAATCGGGAAGAGCAGGAAGATTACGTGTGATCTCCTCTATGTTCGAAGAGGACGAAATGCCGGTGAAACATCTCTTCAGAAAAGTTGAAGAGATGCCGATGCTGGAGCAGAAGGCCTTGCAACTCACAAAAGGGCGTGTACTGGATATCGGAGCCGGCAGCGGCTGCCATACGCTCGCCTTGCAGGAGAAAGGCTTGGAGGTAAAAGCCATTGATATTTCTCCTCTGAGCTGCGAAGCGATGGAACTGAGAGGAGTAAAGGATGCGGAATGCATCAATCTTTTCGATGAACATCTGGAAACAGGGTTCGATACCATCCTCCTCCTGATGAACGGAACGGGTATCGCCGGAAAGATAGAACATCTCCCTACCCTCTTCAACCGTCTCAAGGCTTTGCTCAACAAGGGCGGACAGATTCTTATTGATTCCTCCGACCTCAAATATATCTACGAGAATGAAGACGGAAGTTTCGACATCAATCTGAATGGTGCCTACTATGGTGAAGTGGATTATCAGATGATTTACAAAGACATTAAGGGAGACTGTTTCGACTGGCTCTACGTAGATTTCCCATTGCTCAAATCCATCGCCGAAACCTGCGGTCTGCATGGCGAACTCGTGGCAGAAGGCGAACATTACGACTATCTGGCTAGGATTTTCTAA
- a CDS encoding MgtC/SapB family protein produces the protein MDATYIDLTVRLSLALILGGAIGIEREYRAKEAGFRTHFLVALGSALFCVVSQYGFGFDLKDSSRVAAQVVSGIGFLGAGTIIFQKNVVRGLTTAAGLWVTAAIGLACGTGMYVAAAITTMMVLMGLEVLNYLIPQLGTSTIELNFSAPSRDSVKEFISKIKQKGMEVHSYELKERRFSKEEFVEASIEIKAKRGFHTLEILDYMNDFSDVTISTIK, from the coding sequence ATGGATGCAACCTATATAGACCTGACTGTTCGCCTGTCTCTGGCTCTCATTTTGGGAGGAGCGATAGGTATCGAAAGAGAATACCGTGCCAAGGAGGCGGGGTTCCGCACTCACTTCCTGGTAGCCCTGGGTAGTGCACTTTTCTGTGTTGTTTCCCAGTATGGATTTGGCTTTGATCTGAAGGATTCCTCGCGCGTTGCTGCCCAAGTGGTTTCGGGTATCGGATTCCTGGGTGCCGGTACCATCATCTTCCAGAAGAATGTGGTCAGGGGCTTGACTACTGCTGCAGGCTTGTGGGTGACGGCAGCCATCGGTCTGGCGTGCGGTACGGGAATGTATGTGGCTGCAGCTATTACTACGATGATGGTGTTGATGGGACTGGAGGTGCTGAATTATCTGATACCGCAGTTGGGAACCTCTACCATCGAACTGAATTTCTCTGCTCCATCAAGGGACAGCGTGAAGGAATTCATCAGTAAAATCAAACAGAAAGGCATGGAAGTTCATTCTTACGAACTGAAAGAACGGAGATTTTCTAAGGAAGAATTTGTGGAGGCGAGCATTGAAATAAAAGCCAAACGGGGGTTCCATACGCTGGAGATTCTGGATTATATGAATGATTTCTCAGACGTCACGATTTCGACGATTAAATAG
- the dnaG gene encoding DNA primase has translation MIDRPTIAKIMDATKIEEVVSEFVTLKKRGINYVGLCPFHNDSNPSFSVSPTRGICHCFTCGKGGNAINFLMELEQMTYPDALRWLAKKYKIEIQERELTNEEKQRESERESMFIVNDWAAKYFQDILLHDVDGIAIGMAYFRGRGFRDDIIRKFQLGFALPKRTALAEAAKAAGYNPKYLVDTGLCFKVDKDEAGNKSGEDKVLDRFSGRAIFPWFSVSGKVVAFGGRVLDSRTKGISQKYVNSPDSVIYHKERELYGLYQAKKAIAKEDCVFMVEGYTDVISMHQCGIENVVANSGTALSVHQIRLLHRFTSNIVLLYDGDNAGIHAALRGTDMLLEEEMNVKVLFLPDGNDPDSFARSHSAEDFRRYIQENQTDFIQFKTDILLRGVTDPVKRSQAINSIVESISKIKNQITRASYITDCSHRLGVNEAIIVNALNNFVRNGMSEQVKAERRAAGLKDSPVAAAQQVQSAMRAVTPLDKLLEVEGLLVQLIIHHGDQLITVQDVDGNDVEVAVAQYISLDLGGDGFKFHNDLYNQIMQEAVEHLEKEDDFVAETYFANHPNPEISRLAGLPTGDQEVSTASLQMKMSADKLRQFVFKDILSFRTHYIAQRIIEVQQEFARNPTNRELLQEFMKLKQMNTLLASQANNIFN, from the coding sequence ATGATAGACAGACCGACGATAGCAAAAATTATGGATGCTACCAAGATAGAAGAGGTGGTATCTGAATTTGTTACGCTCAAGAAGCGTGGCATCAATTATGTCGGCTTGTGTCCTTTTCATAACGATTCCAATCCATCTTTCTCTGTATCTCCAACAAGAGGTATCTGTCATTGCTTTACCTGCGGAAAGGGAGGCAATGCAATCAACTTTCTGATGGAACTGGAACAGATGACCTATCCCGATGCTCTTCGCTGGCTCGCCAAGAAATATAAAATAGAAATTCAGGAGCGTGAACTGACCAACGAAGAAAAACAGCGCGAGAGCGAAAGAGAATCCATGTTTATCGTCAACGATTGGGCGGCGAAATATTTCCAGGATATTCTCTTGCATGATGTGGATGGTATCGCTATCGGTATGGCTTATTTCCGAGGAAGAGGTTTCAGGGATGATATCATCAGAAAATTCCAGTTGGGTTTTGCGCTCCCTAAGCGTACTGCTCTTGCTGAGGCGGCTAAGGCGGCTGGTTATAATCCGAAATATCTGGTTGATACGGGACTCTGCTTCAAGGTGGATAAGGACGAAGCCGGCAATAAGTCGGGTGAGGATAAAGTTCTTGACCGTTTCTCGGGCAGAGCCATCTTCCCCTGGTTCAGCGTGAGCGGCAAGGTAGTGGCTTTTGGCGGACGAGTGCTCGACAGCAGAACCAAGGGCATCAGCCAGAAATATGTCAACTCGCCTGATAGCGTTATCTATCATAAGGAGCGCGAACTCTATGGACTCTATCAGGCCAAGAAGGCGATAGCCAAGGAGGATTGTGTCTTTATGGTGGAAGGATATACCGATGTTATCTCGATGCATCAGTGTGGCATCGAAAATGTTGTGGCCAACTCGGGTACGGCGCTGAGCGTGCATCAGATTAGATTGCTGCACCGCTTTACCAGTAACATCGTTCTTCTCTATGATGGCGATAATGCGGGTATTCATGCTGCGCTGAGAGGTACCGATATGCTGCTCGAAGAAGAGATGAACGTAAAGGTTCTCTTCCTCCCTGACGGCAATGACCCAGATAGTTTCGCCCGCAGTCATTCGGCAGAGGATTTCAGAAGATATATTCAGGAGAATCAGACCGACTTCATACAGTTTAAGACCGATATTCTGCTACGCGGCGTGACAGACCCTGTAAAGCGAAGCCAGGCTATCAATTCGATTGTAGAGAGCATCTCGAAAATCAAGAATCAGATAACGCGCGCTTCTTATATCACTGACTGTTCTCACCGTTTGGGCGTGAACGAGGCAATTATCGTGAATGCCTTGAACAATTTTGTGCGCAACGGTATGAGTGAGCAGGTAAAGGCAGAGCGACGTGCAGCGGGATTGAAAGATTCGCCTGTAGCGGCAGCGCAGCAGGTGCAATCAGCTATGAGAGCGGTTACCCCACTGGATAAACTTCTGGAAGTAGAAGGACTTCTGGTACAGTTGATTATTCATCATGGCGACCAGCTCATCACAGTACAGGATGTAGACGGAAATGATGTGGAGGTAGCTGTGGCCCAGTATATCAGTCTTGATTTGGGTGGAGATGGCTTTAAGTTTCATAATGATTTATATAATCAGATTATGCAGGAGGCTGTGGAACATCTCGAAAAAGAAGATGATTTTGTCGCCGAAACTTATTTTGCCAATCATCCGAATCCGGAAATCAGCAGGTTGGCAGGTTTGCCTACAGGTGACCAGGAGGTATCTACGGCTAGTCTGCAGATGAAGATGAGCGCCGATAAGCTCCGTCAGTTTGTCTTTAAAGACATCTTGAGTTTCCGCACTCATTATATTGCTCAGCGTATTATTGAGGTACAGCAGGAGTTTGCCAGGAATCCGACCAATCGTGAACTGCTGCAGGAGTTTATGAAACTCAAGCAGATGAACACGCTTCTGGCGAGTCAGGCAAACAATATCTTCAATTAA
- a CDS encoding electron transfer flavoprotein subunit beta/FixA family protein, whose translation MSLKIVVLAKQVPDTRNVGKDAMTAEGTVNRAALPAIFNPEDLNALEQALRLKEQNPGSTVGILTMGPPRAGEIIRQGLYRGADTGWLLTDRLFAGADTLATSYALATGIQKIGDVDIVIGGRQAIDGDTAQVGPQVAQKLGLNQVTYAEEILKVEDGKATIRRLIDGGVETVEAPLPLVITVNGSAAPCRPCNVKLVMKYKYATCPMERKGDEPWANLYEERPYLTLNQWSVADVDGDPAQCGLSGSPTKVKAVKNIVFQAKESKTLTSSDEDIDGLMKELLNESIIG comes from the coding sequence ATGAGTTTAAAAATCGTAGTACTTGCCAAGCAAGTACCTGACACAAGAAATGTGGGTAAGGATGCGATGACCGCCGAAGGCACAGTAAATCGCGCTGCCCTTCCTGCAATCTTCAATCCTGAAGATTTGAACGCATTGGAGCAGGCTCTCCGATTGAAAGAGCAGAATCCAGGTTCTACAGTTGGTATTTTGACTATGGGTCCTCCACGTGCTGGCGAAATCATCCGCCAGGGTCTTTATCGTGGTGCTGATACGGGTTGGTTGCTTACCGACCGTCTCTTTGCCGGTGCTGACACATTGGCTACTTCCTATGCCCTTGCTACTGGTATCCAGAAGATTGGTGACGTTGACATCGTAATCGGTGGTCGCCAGGCTATCGATGGTGATACAGCTCAGGTAGGACCGCAGGTGGCTCAGAAGTTGGGATTGAACCAGGTAACCTACGCAGAGGAAATCCTCAAGGTAGAGGATGGCAAGGCTACTATACGCCGCCTCATTGATGGTGGTGTGGAGACTGTTGAGGCTCCATTGCCATTGGTTATCACCGTAAACGGAAGTGCTGCTCCATGTCGCCCATGCAACGTGAAGCTCGTAATGAAATATAAATACGCTACCTGCCCTATGGAGCGCAAGGGTGATGAGCCTTGGGCCAACCTCTATGAAGAGCGCCCTTACCTCACTCTGAACCAGTGGAGTGTTGCCGATGTTGACGGCGACCCTGCACAGTGCGGTTTGAGCGGTTCACCTACCAAGGTGAAGGCCGTGAAGAACATCGTGTTCCAGGCTAAGGAAAGCAAGACCTTGACCAGCAGCGATGAAGACATCGACGGACTGATGAAGGAATTGTTGAACGAAAGTATTATCGGATAA
- a CDS encoding electron transfer flavoprotein subunit alpha/FixB family protein codes for MNNVFVYCEVEGTTVAEVSQELLTKGRKLANQQGVELHAIVAGTGIKGQVEDQILPYGVDKLFVFDAEGLFPYTSAPHTDILVNLFKEEKPQIALMGATVIGRDLGPRVSSSLTSGLTADCTELEIGDYDDKKSGKHYEGLLYQIRPAFGGNIVATIVNPDHRPQMATVRSGVMQKSIYEGECKKEVVYPEVSKYVPAEDFVVKVLDHHVEAAKHNLKGSAIVVAGGYGVGSKEGFDQLFELAHLLHGEVGASRAAVDAGWVDHDRQIGQTGVTVHPKVYIACGISGQIQHIAGMQDSGIIISVNNDPDAPINKIADYVINGNVEDVVPKLIKYYKQNSK; via the coding sequence ATGAACAACGTATTTGTATATTGCGAGGTAGAAGGCACAACCGTTGCCGAGGTATCTCAGGAATTGCTCACCAAGGGTCGTAAGCTCGCTAACCAGCAGGGCGTGGAGCTCCATGCCATCGTGGCTGGTACCGGCATCAAGGGTCAGGTAGAGGATCAGATTCTCCCTTATGGTGTAGATAAATTATTTGTTTTCGATGCTGAGGGATTGTTCCCATATACTTCAGCTCCTCATACAGACATTCTCGTCAACCTCTTCAAGGAGGAGAAGCCTCAGATAGCATTGATGGGTGCTACCGTTATCGGTCGCGACCTCGGTCCTCGTGTTTCTTCTTCATTGACCAGCGGTCTTACCGCCGACTGTACAGAACTTGAAATCGGTGATTACGACGATAAGAAGAGCGGCAAGCACTATGAGGGTCTGCTCTATCAGATTCGTCCTGCCTTCGGTGGTAACATCGTGGCTACTATCGTAAACCCAGACCACCGTCCACAGATGGCTACAGTCCGCTCTGGCGTGATGCAGAAGAGCATCTACGAGGGTGAGTGCAAGAAGGAAGTAGTTTACCCTGAGGTAAGCAAGTATGTTCCTGCTGAGGACTTCGTAGTAAAGGTACTCGACCACCACGTAGAGGCTGCCAAGCACAACCTGAAGGGTTCTGCCATCGTCGTAGCCGGCGGTTATGGCGTAGGAAGCAAGGAAGGCTTCGACCAGCTCTTCGAATTGGCTCATCTCCTCCATGGTGAGGTAGGTGCTTCCCGTGCTGCAGTAGATGCAGGTTGGGTAGATCACGACCGTCAGATTGGTCAGACTGGTGTTACCGTTCATCCTAAGGTATATATCGCTTGCGGAATCTCTGGTCAGATTCAGCACATCGCAGGTATGCAGGATTCAGGCATCATCATCTCTGTAAACAACGATCCTGATGCTCCAATCAACAAGATTGCCGATTACGTTATCAACGGCAATGTTGAGGATGTGGTTCCTAAGCTCATCAAGTACTACAAGCAGAATTCTAAGTAA
- a CDS encoding DUF4476 domain-containing protein, translating into MKRNDWMALIATTILMFAVCLSASAKGKRNVERGMTKQEVIAILGEPKLTSFDMYGDKWEYAKYNNLFGDSKYITVFFDRNGKVVQYDTRIIEPNSQTSNVQQSHPTPPLYDGRCDPDGRMDYGYCLDDASFSKLYNKVKKASFDDNKFDLIEVASLGCYYSCAQAVSMMNIFTFGDSKMKALRLMAPHIIDLQNATIIYQQFSFESEKQKVGEILRSSRISPQNLHIQ; encoded by the coding sequence ATGAAAAGGAATGATTGGATGGCGCTCATCGCCACAACCATATTGATGTTTGCCGTATGCCTCTCGGCTTCGGCTAAAGGAAAAAGAAACGTAGAGCGCGGAATGACCAAACAAGAAGTGATTGCCATCTTGGGAGAGCCTAAGCTCACCAGTTTCGACATGTATGGGGACAAATGGGAATATGCCAAATATAATAATCTGTTTGGAGATTCCAAGTATATCACGGTCTTCTTCGACAGAAACGGAAAGGTTGTGCAGTACGATACAAGAATCATAGAACCCAACAGCCAGACATCGAATGTACAGCAGTCACACCCAACTCCACCCCTCTACGATGGAAGATGTGATCCAGATGGCAGAATGGATTACGGCTATTGTCTCGATGATGCTTCCTTCTCCAAACTATATAATAAGGTGAAGAAGGCAAGCTTTGATGACAACAAGTTCGACCTGATAGAAGTGGCTAGCCTCGGCTGTTACTATTCTTGTGCCCAAGCCGTCAGCATGATGAATATATTCACTTTTGGTGACAGCAAGATGAAAGCCCTCAGACTGATGGCTCCTCATATCATAGATTTGCAGAATGCCACTATCATCTATCAGCAATTCAGTTTTGAAAGCGAAAAGCAAAAGGTAGGAGAAATATTAAGAAGCAGCAGAATATCTCCTCAAAACTTGCATATTCAATGA
- a CDS encoding riboflavin synthase — MFSGIVEEMATVVAIRHDKENIDFTLKCSFVDELGIDQSVAHNGVCLTVVEIKDGTYIVTAMKETLDRSNLGLLKVGDKVNVERSMVMNGRLDGHIVQGHVDETAKCIAMKDADGSTYFTFEYELNKEMARKGYFTVDKGSVTVNGVSLTVCDPTDNTFTVAIIPYTRENTNFCDIEVGTAVNIEFDILGKYIARLKSFE; from the coding sequence ATGTTTAGTGGAATCGTAGAAGAAATGGCTACCGTCGTAGCTATCAGACATGATAAGGAGAACATCGACTTTACGTTGAAGTGCTCTTTCGTTGATGAACTCGGCATCGATCAGAGCGTGGCTCATAATGGTGTGTGCCTCACCGTAGTGGAAATAAAAGATGGCACGTATATCGTTACCGCCATGAAGGAAACCCTGGACCGCAGCAACCTGGGACTGCTCAAGGTAGGCGACAAGGTGAACGTAGAGCGTTCTATGGTGATGAACGGCCGTCTGGATGGTCATATCGTACAGGGACATGTGGACGAGACTGCCAAATGTATCGCTATGAAAGACGCTGATGGCTCTACTTATTTTACTTTCGAATATGAGCTCAATAAGGAAATGGCAAGAAAAGGCTATTTCACGGTGGACAAGGGCAGCGTTACCGTTAACGGCGTTTCGCTCACCGTCTGTGATCCTACAGACAACACATTTACCGTTGCTATCATTCCTTATACCAGAGAGAATACCAACTTCTGCGACATCGAAGTGGGAACGGCAGTAAATATAGAATTCGACATTTTGGGCAAATATATCGCTCGACTCAAGAGCTTTGAATAA
- a CDS encoding glycosyl hydrolase 115 family protein encodes MKLNNIKQTFLAGAALLSTISMSAADRFVNFKQGDLLLNANNRVEIYMDTNDCKGVSYAAHALLKDIKSVSGATATLTSNAGFLKKSDTVRPAILVGTIGHSAAIDQLVKQKRINGNLLKGKREKFIITLIDGQLVIAGSDRRGTIYGIYELSQQMGVSPWYDWADVPVEHHDSIFVNKGIYTDGEPAVRYRGIFLNDEAPCLTSWVKNTYGTEYGDHRFYQRVFELVLRLRGNMMWPAMWGWAFYADDPENEKTADEMGVVMSTSHHEPMARNHQEYARNRKGWGPWNYQKNKANLQKFFREGIERMKGTEQIVTIGMRGDGDEAMSEEADTKLMTNIINDQRKIIADVTGRKASETPQVWALYKEVLDYYDKGMKVPDDVTLLLCDDNWGNVRRVPNAKERKHKGGWGLYYHVDYVGAPRNSKMLNVTPVQNPWEQLTLAYENGIDRLWILNVGDLKPMEYPISQFMDMAWNPHKYDVNNITRHTRDWCAQQFGESQADEAARILNLTCKYNGRCTPEMLDKNTYSLENGEWQEVVNQYLQLEADALRQYNCLPASYHDAYRQIILFPIEMMSNLHQMYFAQTQNHALYKQGNPKANVWADECERLFKRDSLICDYYNHKMAGGKWNGMMTQKHIGYKSWNDDFEKDTCPELFRVTSKDGVIISENNGVVEIEAPYYSSKTDAAEAKWTEIPFMGKSVAGVTLMPYTKSVKGASLTYRFKMNALARQGASSATDSKKVRIHIITKSTLDYQNKGGMTYGVSVDGAEPVVVNLNHNLNEKPENIYNIYYPTVASRIIDKVIEIELPVTGDGIHTLTLTPNDPAIIFEKIVIDGREGKQRVKVI; translated from the coding sequence ATGAAACTAAACAACATCAAGCAAACATTCCTGGCTGGCGCTGCCCTGCTCTCAACAATCAGCATGAGCGCAGCCGACAGATTTGTGAATTTCAAGCAAGGAGACTTGCTGCTGAATGCCAATAACCGGGTAGAAATCTACATGGATACCAACGACTGCAAAGGAGTGAGCTATGCTGCTCATGCCCTGCTGAAAGATATAAAAAGTGTGAGTGGAGCCACAGCCACCCTCACCTCGAATGCCGGTTTTCTGAAAAAAAGCGACACAGTCCGACCAGCTATCCTCGTAGGCACCATCGGCCATTCTGCAGCCATCGACCAACTGGTGAAACAGAAGCGCATCAACGGAAATCTACTGAAGGGCAAACGTGAAAAGTTTATTATCACGCTCATAGATGGTCAACTCGTCATTGCTGGCAGCGACCGACGAGGCACCATCTACGGCATCTACGAACTCTCGCAGCAGATGGGCGTATCGCCTTGGTATGACTGGGCAGACGTACCTGTAGAGCACCACGATTCCATTTTCGTAAACAAAGGAATCTATACAGATGGCGAACCAGCCGTACGTTATCGCGGCATCTTCCTCAACGATGAGGCGCCTTGCCTAACGTCATGGGTAAAGAACACCTACGGCACCGAATATGGCGACCACCGTTTCTATCAGCGCGTTTTCGAACTGGTATTGCGACTAAGAGGTAACATGATGTGGCCTGCCATGTGGGGCTGGGCTTTCTATGCCGATGACCCTGAAAACGAGAAGACGGCAGATGAGATGGGCGTAGTGATGAGTACTTCCCATCATGAGCCGATGGCCCGCAACCACCAGGAATACGCCCGCAACCGAAAGGGATGGGGACCATGGAACTATCAGAAGAACAAGGCAAACCTGCAGAAGTTCTTCCGTGAAGGCATTGAGCGAATGAAGGGAACTGAACAGATTGTAACCATCGGAATGCGCGGCGACGGCGATGAAGCGATGAGCGAAGAGGCAGATACGAAGCTGATGACCAACATCATCAACGACCAGCGTAAGATTATCGCTGACGTAACCGGCAGAAAGGCTAGCGAAACCCCACAGGTTTGGGCACTATATAAAGAGGTATTGGATTACTACGACAAGGGCATGAAGGTGCCTGATGACGTAACCCTCCTGCTCTGCGATGACAACTGGGGTAACGTGCGCCGTGTGCCGAATGCCAAGGAACGCAAACACAAAGGCGGTTGGGGCTTATACTATCACGTAGATTACGTAGGTGCTCCAAGAAACTCAAAGATGCTCAATGTAACTCCTGTGCAGAATCCTTGGGAGCAGTTGACGCTTGCTTACGAGAATGGCATTGACCGTCTCTGGATTCTCAATGTTGGCGACCTCAAGCCGATGGAATATCCTATCAGCCAGTTTATGGACATGGCTTGGAATCCACATAAATACGATGTAAACAACATCACCCGTCATACCCGCGACTGGTGCGCACAGCAGTTTGGTGAATCGCAAGCTGATGAAGCTGCCCGCATTCTGAACCTCACCTGCAAGTACAACGGCCGCTGCACCCCTGAGATGCTCGACAAGAACACCTACAGTCTGGAAAACGGAGAATGGCAGGAGGTGGTAAATCAGTATCTCCAGCTCGAAGCCGATGCGCTGCGCCAGTACAACTGTCTGCCGGCATCCTATCACGATGCCTATCGCCAGATCATCCTCTTCCCTATCGAGATGATGAGCAATCTGCACCAGATGTACTTTGCCCAGACACAGAACCACGCCCTCTACAAGCAGGGCAATCCGAAGGCGAATGTATGGGCTGATGAATGCGAGCGCCTCTTCAAGCGCGATTCCCTGATCTGCGACTATTACAATCATAAGATGGCTGGCGGCAAGTGGAACGGCATGATGACCCAGAAGCATATCGGCTACAAGAGTTGGAATGATGATTTCGAGAAAGATACCTGTCCGGAACTCTTCCGGGTAACCTCCAAGGATGGAGTGATTATCAGCGAAAACAACGGCGTGGTAGAAATCGAAGCTCCTTACTATAGCAGCAAGACGGATGCTGCCGAGGCAAAATGGACAGAGATTCCATTCATGGGCAAAAGTGTAGCCGGTGTCACCCTGATGCCATACACCAAAAGCGTAAAAGGAGCCAGCCTCACCTACAGGTTCAAGATGAACGCTCTGGCACGCCAAGGCGCATCATCTGCTACTGACAGCAAGAAGGTACGCATACATATTATCACCAAATCTACCCTTGATTATCAGAACAAGGGCGGCATGACTTATGGCGTAAGCGTAGATGGAGCCGAGCCGGTCGTCGTCAACTTAAATCATAATCTGAACGAGAAGCCGGAGAATATCTACAACATCTACTATCCTACGGTAGCCTCCCGCATCATCGACAAGGTGATAGAAATAGAACTGCCCGTTACAGGCGATGGCATCCATACCCTTACTCTCACACCAAACGATCCTGCCATTATTTTCGAGAAGATTGTGATAGATGGAAGAGAAGGTAAACAGAGAGTCAAGGTGATATAA
- a CDS encoding acyl-CoA dehydrogenase family protein: protein MANYYTDHPEIEFHLNHPLMKRVVDLKERNYVEKDQFEDAPVNYEDAIENYKRLLDITGDVAANIIEPNSEDVDLEGPHLENGRMIYASKTFENLDATRKAGLWGLSMPRRYGGLNLPNAIFSMASEIIAAADAGFQNIWSLQSCIDTLYEFGSEEQRQKYIPRICAGETMSMDLTEPDAGSDLQRVMLKATQDEDGTWRLNGVKRFITNGDSDIHLVLARSEEGTKDGRGLSMFIYDKRDGGVTVRHIEHKLGIHGSPTCELVYKNAKAELCGNTRLGLIKYVMALMNGARLGIAAQSVGVEQEAYNEGLAYAKERAQFGEKIINFPAIYDMLSRMKAKLDAGRSLLYCCARYVDIYKALEDIARDTKLTPEERQEMKKYTRLADAFTPLAKGMNSEYANQNAYDAISIHGGSGFIMEYKCQRLFRDARIFSIYEGTTQLQVVAAIRYITNGTYLSIIKEMLENEVSDDLKSLKERVAKLVELYEAAINKVKEANDQAVHDFLARRLYNMTGDIVMSLLILDDATKAPEMFQKSANVYVRMAEEEVLGHSAYIQNFKAEDLESFKA, encoded by the coding sequence ATGGCTAATTATTATACAGACCATCCTGAGATAGAGTTCCACTTGAATCATCCGCTTATGAAGCGTGTTGTGGACTTGAAGGAAAGAAATTATGTAGAAAAAGACCAGTTTGAAGATGCTCCTGTCAACTATGAGGATGCCATCGAGAACTACAAGCGATTGCTGGATATTACCGGCGATGTAGCTGCTAACATCATCGAACCAAACTCTGAGGATGTTGACCTCGAAGGTCCACACTTGGAGAATGGCCGCATGATCTATGCCAGCAAGACATTCGAGAACCTCGATGCTACCCGCAAGGCTGGCCTCTGGGGCTTGTCTATGCCTCGCCGTTACGGCGGCTTGAACCTGCCTAACGCCATCTTCTCTATGGCTTCTGAAATCATTGCTGCTGCCGATGCCGGTTTCCAGAACATCTGGTCTCTCCAGAGCTGTATCGATACACTCTATGAGTTCGGTTCTGAGGAGCAGCGCCAGAAGTACATCCCTCGCATCTGCGCTGGCGAGACCATGAGTATGGACTTGACTGAGCCTGATGCAGGTTCTGACTTGCAGCGCGTAATGCTGAAGGCTACACAGGATGAGGACGGCACATGGCGTCTGAACGGTGTGAAGCGTTTCATCACCAATGGTGACTCAGACATCCACCTGGTTCTGGCTCGTTCTGAAGAAGGCACCAAGGATGGTCGTGGTCTTTCTATGTTCATCTACGACAAGCGTGATGGCGGCGTAACCGTTCGTCACATCGAGCACAAGTTGGGTATTCACGGTTCTCCTACCTGCGAGTTGGTTTACAAGAATGCCAAGGCTGAGCTTTGCGGTAACACCCGTCTCGGATTGATTAAGTACGTAATGGCTTTGATGAACGGTGCCCGTCTGGGTATCGCAGCTCAGAGTGTAGGTGTTGAGCAGGAGGCTTACAACGAGGGCCTGGCTTATGCCAAGGAGCGTGCTCAGTTTGGAGAGAAGATCATCAACTTCCCAGCTATATACGACATGCTTTCAAGAATGAAGGCTAAGTTGGATGCAGGCCGTTCACTCCTCTACTGCTGCGCTCGCTACGTAGATATCTACAAGGCTTTGGAAGACATCGCCCGCGACACTAAGCTCACTCCAGAGGAGCGTCAGGAAATGAAGAAATACACCCGCTTGGCTGATGCATTTACTCCATTGGCTAAGGGTATGAACTCAGAGTATGCCAACCAGAATGCATACGATGCCATCAGCATTCACGGTGGTTCTGGTTTCATCATGGAGTACAAGTGCCAGCGCCTGTTCCGTGATGCCCGCATCTTCTCTATCTACGAGGGAACCACCCAGCTTCAGGTAGTAGCAGCTATCCGCTACATCACCAACGGCACTTATCTCAGCATCATCAAGGAGATGTTGGAGAATGAGGTATCAGATGACTTGAAGTCATTGAAGGAGCGTGTAGCTAAACTCGTAGAACTTTACGAGGCAGCCATCAACAAGGTGAAGGAAGCAAACGATCAGGCAGTTCACGACTTCCTGGCTCGCCGTCTCTACAACATGACTGGCGACATCGTAATGTCTCTTCTCATCCTCGACGATGCTACCAAGGCACCAGAGATGTTCCAGAAGAGTGCCAATGTTTATGTTCGCATGGCAGAGGAGGAAGTTCTCGGTCATTCAGCATACATCCAGAACTTCAAGGCAGAAGACTTGGAGAGCTTCAAGGCATAA